TATCTCAAGTCCTAGCTCGCGTGTGTGTTCCTGGTAAGGTTAACTTGTGACGCCCTCTCTTGATGATCGTATGTGAGGGAGCCCTAGCTCTGAATCGTGGCCCTTGATGCCCACAGCCAgaggtcagaatccacttgaaaaCACAAACGCCACCTCACCCAGGACTAGAAAGCCTTCACAAGCTCACTGCGGATTTCGCTTGCAGGGGTTACCACCGGAATGAAAGTGCTTGATGTCCTGCTACACCAAGGTGATAGCCTGAGGGTGAAATCAACATTCCAGCTGTTGGTGATGGAGCTGTCAACATGGAGAGAGAGCCTAATTTTTGTAGTGAGGGTACGAAACCCTCTCGTAAGGGTTTTGTTAGAAAGGGGCAGGGAAATTGTGCTTCTGTTTTCTGATGAGAGTGATTTTCTTAGAACATAATACTTAGACATTAAAAATTCTTTCAGACACCCTAGTGTCAGAATATGGATTTCATATATGTTGTTTAGAAATCCCCACTCTATTTCTCTTCCCTACTCCAACTGGAAAAATAACCTCAACTTTTAAGGCACTATCAAGCCCAGACCTGACCTACCACACACCATCTCAAGGCCTTTGGAGGGTTAATGCCAGAGGAAGGCCTGTTGCGCTCTCTCCCCTTTCCACTACCCCTCGTCCGCCCCTTCCTGCACTCCCAATGTGTCAGTAATTTCATGGCCAATTTTCTTTAGGGGCGCTAGGCTCTGCTTTTCACTCTCCCTAGGTCAGGGAACTGGGAATGTgataccaaaccaaccaaacccattgccattgagtagattccaactcatggtgactgtgaGTTGGGAatgtgataaaccaaaaacccattgccgtcgagtcgatgccgactcatagcgaccctacagaacagagtagaactgccccatagggtttccaaggagtgcctggtggattcgaactgcccaccttttggttagcagccaaagctcttaaccactgagccatcagggtttccgggGATGTGATAATAGCGTCAAAATCAGTTAATAAAACCTGGGTCTATACAAATAAATAGAGGTGCCTCTTAACGCTCtccttgaagtggttgaacagaGCCTGGGCTGTCAGCCGAGGAGGTGCGACCCAGCTACCTGTGATCCTTTGGACTTCGATCCACAGACAGAATGGGTGGGTCATCCTCTTGGTTCAGGGTGTTACACCAGGCACAGAGTCCCttccttctccagctctttgtgaTTCCAGACGTGGAGCCTGTCATTTGATGGGCTCACCAAGACTCGTTCTCCTGTTGCCCAGTATGCACATTGCAGCTTCTAAAACTCCTCAAGAGTTATCACTGGCAAAGGTCCCTTTTCCCTCTCCAAAATCTTGATCACTTTTAAGGATCGTGATACAAAGGTCTCTATCTGAGTAGTTCCGTTTATCGGCACTGGGGAAGGAggcagcagagcagagatggcatAATGGGCACTTCCTGGCCAAAATGCACGTGGCCGAAAGCGTGCAGAAAGGTTTTATATGGCTCAAGTGgtattttttaaatcagtaaaTTTCATGTTAAGGGGGAAAAGAAATTTCTGACCTAACGTGAAAAATCAAGAAGATCCATCACCACCATGCTCACATTCCTTCAATATTCAGCTGTGGCTGGGTGGCAGCTGCTTATGGATTCAGGTGGGCCTTTTTTGCCCCCGTCCCCACCACTCCCCCCTTGTCCCACACACTTGGTCTGCACTTGTGGTCGAGAACAGTAGAGAACATCTTGAATTGAGATCTTGACTTCTGAGCCTGCTGGGCATTACCTGCCCAGTGAGCACGTTGCCGTCTCTTTACTGTTACTTCCTATCTCCCGACACTAGTAGGGACTTCTCATGGCTTGGGTAAAAATCGTTCACTTGTAAAGAGGGGAAGGTAAGAATGCATGACATCAGAGATTGCATGcgtttgtttcttttcttaatttattagtctgaaggaagaattaatggaaccttataaaaaaagaaaaaaaaacctctttttttcttttttaagtttggGGGTAGGGGTGGGACTGGGGCTGGAAACTGCCTAATGCCTCCATTTCTACACAAGATTAACCTCTGTATGTACTTGGCAGGTGAAAGGAAAGCAAGCCAGGATGGATATTTACGACACTCAAACCTTGGGGGTTGTGGTCTTTGGCGGATTCATGGTAGTCTCTGCCATCGGCATCTTCCTGGTGTCAACTTTCTCCATGAAGGAGACGTCGTATGAAGAAGCCCTCGCAAACCAGCGCAAGGAGATGGCAAAAACTCATCACCTGAaagtagagaagaaaaagaaggagaaaaccgtggagaagaaaggaaagaccaagaaaaaggaagaaaaagccaACGGGAAGATACCTGAGCATGAGCCAGCCCCTAACATGACCATTCTACTCAAAGAAACAACACGGGCCCCTCCTGTGGAAGTGATGCCAACACCAGTCCAGCCGCACGTGGTCATTGCCCCTGTAGCCACGGTACCAGCCATGCCCCAAGAGAAGTCAGCCCCATCTCCTAAAgacaagaagaagaaggagaaaaaagtgGCAAAGGTGGAACCAGCAGTCAGTCCTATAGTGAATTCCGTCCAGGTTCTCACCTCGAAGGCTGCCATCTTGGAAGCTGCTCCCAAGGAGGTGCCTATGGTGGCTGTGCCCCCTGTGGGCACCAAGGCCAGTGCCCCAGCCACTGGCACAGCTCAGGGCAAAAAGGCAGAGGGAACCCCCAACCAGGGCAAAAAGGTGGAAGGAACCCCCAACCAGGGCAAAAAGGTGGAAGGAACCCAGAACCAGGGCAAAAAGGTGGAAGGAACCCAGAACCAGGGCAAAAAGGTGGAAGGAACCCAGAACCAGGGCAAAAAGGCAGAAGGAACCTCCAACCAGGGCAAAAAGGTAGAGGGAAGCTCCAACCAAGTTAAAAAGACCGAGGGGACGCAgaatcaaggcaaaaaggcagaaGGTGCCCAGAATCAGGGGAAAAAAGTGGAGGGGAATCCCAACCAGGGCAAAAAGGCCGAAGGGGTCCAGAACCAGGGCAAAAAGGCCGAAGGGGTCCAGAACCAGGGCAAAAAGGCCGAGGGAACCCCAAATCAGGGCAAAAAGGCCGAGGGGACCCAGAATCAGGGCAAAAAGGCAGAGGGTATCCAGAACCAGGGCAAAAAAGTAGAGGGGACCCCCAACCAGAGCAAAAAAGGAGAGGGGACCACCAACCAGGGCAGAAAAGAAGGGACCCTCAACCAAGGTAAAAAAGTAGAGGGGACACCCAACCAGGGCAAAAAGGCAGAGGGGCCCCAGAACCAGGGCAAAAAGGCAGAAGGTGCCCAAAATCAGGGCAAAAAAGGGGAGGGGACCCCTAACCAGGGCAAAAAGGTAGAGGGGGCCCAGAACCAGAGTAAAAAGGCAGAGGGTGCCCAAAATCAAGGCAAAAAGGTGGAAGGGACCCCCAACCAGGGCAAGAAGGTAGAGGGGGCTCCCAACCAGGGCAAAAAAGCAGAAGGAGTCCCCAACCAGGGTAAAAAGGCAGAGGGGAGCCCCAACCAGAGCAAAAAAGTAGAGGGGACCCCCAATCAGGGCAAAAAGGCCGAGGGGTCCCAGAACCAGGGCAAAAAGGCCGAGGGGGCCCAGAACCAGGGCAAAAAGGCCGAGGGGTCCCAGAACCAGGGCAAAAAGGCCGAGGGGGCCCAGAACCAGGGCAAAAAGGCCGAGGGGTCCCAGAACCAGGGCAAAAAGGCCGAGGGGGCCCAGAACCAGGGCAAAAAGGCCGAGGGGTCCCAGAACCAGGGCAAAAAGGCCGAGGGGGCCCAGAACCAGGGCAAAAAGGCCGAGGGGGCCCAGAACCAGGGCAAAAAGGCCGAGGGGTCCCAGAACCAGGGCAAAAAGGCCGAGGGGTCCCAGAACCAGGGCAAAAAGGCCGAGGGGTCCCAGAACCAGGGCAAAAAGGCCGAGGGGTCCCAGAACCAGGGCAAAAAGGCCGAGGGGGCCCAGAACCAGGGTAAAAAGGCCGAGGGGGCCCAGAACCAGGGTAAAAAGACCGAGGGAGCCCAGAATCAGGGTAAAAAGGCAGAGGGGGCCCAGAACCAGGGCAAAAAGGCAGATTCAGTTGCCAATCAGGGCACTAAGGCAGAGAGTGTTGTGAACCAGGGGAAAAAAGGAGACGGAGCCACcaatcaaggcaaaaaggcagagGGAACCCCCAACCAGGGCAAAAAGGCCGAGGGGTCTCCCAAACAGGGCAAAAAGGGGGATGCAGCTGCCAATCAGGGCAAAAAGGCAGAGTCAGCTTCTATCCAGGATAAAAATCCAGATATGATCCAGAGCCAGGCGGCACCAAAGCAAGAGGCTCCTTCAAAGAAGAAGTCAAAGAAGAAAAGTGAGCCTGGTGAGTTACTCTACTTTCTTTATAACTTGCAGGGAAAAGCTGTCTTTCCCTTGGTGATGTCATTTGTATTAGTTACTGCCACAATAAGGCTGCATAACAAATATCCCCAATTTCAGTGGCTTACAACAGCACTCATTTATTCTTGCTAGTGCTTTTGTGGGTTGGCTGGAGGTTGGCTGGTCTGGGTTGTCTTGGCGGGGTGGCTCTGCTTCAAGCTGTGGTTTAATGGGGCTGCCTCCCTGCTGCAGGGTGAGCTCAGGTATGTTCACGTGAGTTTGTTCTGGGGCTAAGACTTCAGTGACTCTAGGTCGGAGGCCCTTCTCGTGGTACCGTAGAGGTACAAAAGAACGCCAGGTGCGCAAGCACGTTTCAGACCAGCATCCTGTTGGCCGGAACACATCAGGTGACCAAGCCTGAGTCAGGGGCCCAGAAGTGCTCTTTCTCCAGTGGGGGAAACTACAGAGTAACGTGGGAAAAGGTGTATACACAAGGAGAGTGGAGCGAAAGGAACAGTATTTCCGTCCAGCACAAAATCTACAACAGTTCCGTGTCTTGCCGAGTCTTTCTTGACTGTCTGGCTGCATTTTGTTGGCCTGTTTTGTGTTCTTATCTCACCTGGTGCTTCAGTATGGGTTTGCCCATTTACGTGTGTGTGTTGACTGAATCATGGTAAGACCATGTTTTTAAGGAGAAATGGCATCTCTCCATACACTCTGCTCCCCCAGGCTGCCCTCGcccagtttttcttcttcctggtCCTCCACCCTGGTCTCTTAATGGCTGGGAGATAGAGCATTCATTTGCCTTTATCCTTTTGGTGTGTGATACTACAGAAATTGAGCCAGGGAGTTCCTGCTTCATGTCCATCACTCATTTCAATAcagggaagcttttttttttttttttgagtcttcgATTAGCCTTTAGTTGAACTGTAAAGTTAACTGTGTGTGTCATGACGGatatgtgtcttggcatctgaaATGCTGGATCCGGGCTGGGCAGCACTGGGCCCTGTGTTGTACCCAGCTTTCCTCTCATGCCATTTTGAGAAGCTACATCACCTTCTGTCATGTTTCCTCCTCTCCCAACTTCTGAGGCAGCATTTGCTCAGCCACTCCCCTCAATGAGCAGCTGAGGGCTCCTGCTAGGGTCAAGGGTCAGCTCCCCAGGCCCCACCAGCTCAGGTTGACCTCTCAGGCCCTCACAAAGGCTCAGGGAGGGCAAATTGCTCTTTATTTAAGGGCACAAGGGGCATCTAGCGACACTAGGCCAGGGAGGGCTGGTTCTCTCACGTGCGTCGTGCTTGGAGTAGAGCTTCCTGACTGCCTGGCCACTGTACCACGCATAGTATCAGGAGTTCGAAATGGGCTATGAAACAAAAATGTTACTGGGAAGGAAGGCAGAATTGTCCTAAGCTACAGGTGATAAAGAACATTGTTATGAATAAGACCTGTATGTGATTGTGTGAGCCTGTGCAACAGCTTGCTTGAGGTAATAGGAAGTTTGAACAAAGAAATACCATGTGTTCCAGGATAAGAAgattaaatattatatataaaatgaaagtTATCCCCAAATTAATTTCTTGGGTTACCGTTATTCTAGCCAAAatttcaatgggatttttttccccctagcttAGCAAAACAGTTTGAAAATTCCATCTAGAGGAAAAAATaggtaagaatattgaatagattttttttaagtgtcttttGGAAGACCTGGTGTGTGAGCATATTCCCAAACTGTTGTAATCAAAAGTAGTGTGCGGACTGAGGCCGGCCAGCTCCAGGGAATAGAATGGTCCTGAAACAGAACCCGTCACGCCAGGAACTCAAACAAGGCACACGTCATTTTTCAATGGAGAAGGAAAGATGCTCAGTGAATGATCTTGGGCAGCATGTTTAAGGTGTGGAGAGTCCGTTTAGACCCTCCAGCTCTCATCTCTCTCTAGGTACTTAAGTTTTGAATGAATTAGATTTAACTCAAGAAGATATCAAACCTTGGAATAGATTGgaaacccaacaaaaaaaaaaaaccaaacccattgctgtcgagtcaattccaactcatagtgactctataggacagagcagaactgccccatagggcttccaaggaacggctggtggatttgaactgccgactttttggctagcatctaaatgcttaaccactgtgctgccagggctcctgaacAGATGAAAGACAGCCAGAATTAATATTGATTAGCATGGATGGCAGGAGGCAGCCACTCCCGACGGTGCAATGAAAGGACATGAAGGtaccacccaacagctgctctgggaccctgagaACAGGACTGAAGTTAAAAGACAAACGTATGGGAGAAGGATTGGCAGCTGAGATGATAAagctgatttcttgattgttcgGAGTGTCTGGGCACACGGAAACTCTTGATTGTTCTTTAGCTTTGGTATGGCTGGATTTCCTCTGTGGTCGGTACATAAAGGCACCTGGAGGCTACACACATCCAGACCACTTCCCACCTGAACACCTCCATGAAGATAGTAAGATTATTGGCATTATGTTCTAGAACTCTCAGATATCCTGTA
Above is a genomic segment from Loxodonta africana isolate mLoxAfr1 chromosome 24, mLoxAfr1.hap2, whole genome shotgun sequence containing:
- the RRBP1 gene encoding ribosome-binding protein 1 isoform X2, with product MDIYDTQTLGVVVFGGFMVVSAIGIFLVSTFSMKETSYEEALANQRKEMAKTHHLKVEKKKKEKTVEKKGKTKKKEEKANGKIPEHEPAPNMTILLKETTRAPPVEVMPTPVQPHVVIAPVATVPAMPQEKSAPSPKDKKKKEKKVAKVEPAVSPIVNSVQVLTSKAAILEAAPKEVPMVAVPPVGTKASAPATGTAQGKKAEGTPNQGKKVEGTPNQGKKVEGTQNQGKKVEGTQNQGKKVEGTQNQGKKAEGTSNQGKKVEGSSNQVKKTEGTQNQGKKAEGAQNQGKKVEGNPNQGKKAEGVQNQGKKAEGVQNQGKKAEGTPNQGKKAEGTQNQGKKAEGIQNQGKKVEGTPNQSKKGEGTTNQGRKEGTLNQGKKVEGTPNQGKKAEGPQNQGKKAEGAQNQGKKGEGTPNQGKKVEGAQNQSKKAEGAQNQGKKVEGTPNQGKKVEGAPNQGKKAEGVPNQGKKAEGSPNQSKKVEGTPNQGKKAEGSQNQGKKAEGAQNQGKKAEGSQNQGKKAEGAQNQGKKAEGSQNQGKKAEGAQNQGKKAEGSQNQGKKAEGAQNQGKKAEGAQNQGKKAEGSQNQGKKAEGSQNQGKKAEGSQNQGKKAEGSQNQGKKAEGAQNQGKKAEGAQNQGKKTEGAQNQGKKAEGAQNQGKKADSVANQGTKAESVVNQGKKGDGATNQGKKAEGTPNQGKKAEGSPKQGKKGDAAANQGKKAESASIQDKNPDMIQSQAAPKQEAPSKKKSKKKSEPVVLEADSPLYLPYKTLVSTLGSMIFNEGEAQQLIEVLSEKAGIVQDTWHKATQKGDPVTILKRQLEEKEKLLATEQEDAAIAKSKLRELNKELAAEKAKAAAGEANVKKQLVARDQEMAAVQARMQASYREHMKEMQQLQGKVRTLQEQLENGPNTQLARLQQENSILRDALNQATSQVESKQNAELAKLRQELSKVSKELVEKSEAVKQEEQQRKALEAKALVFEGHVLQLKASHKENEEALQKRLDEVSRELCRSQTSHASLQADMEKAQEQQQQMAELYSKLQSSEAEVKSKCEELGSLQGQLREARTENTQLTERIQSIEALLEAGQARDAQASQAEADQQHARLQELESQVSSLEKEATELREAVEQQKVKNNDLREKNWKAMEALSTAERACEEKLRSLTQAKEESERQLHLTETQTREALQSVLPELTAISHQNYAEWLRELQEKGSELRKQPPAPTEPSPDLASRLQEAEDAQNTLQAECDQYRSILAETEGMLRDLQKSVEEEEQVWKAKVSTTEEELQKSRVKVKHLEEIVERLRGELESADQVREHTSHLEAELEKHMAAASAECQSYAKEVAGLRQLLLESQSQLDAAKSEAQKQSDELALLKIQLEQTEAILEGEQTQRQKLTAEFEEAQNAACRLQEELERLRTASPLGSSDAQEAGQLKERLEKEKKLTSDLGRAATKLQELLKTTQEQLAKEKDMVKKLQEQLDKAGDGSSSKEGTSV